From the genome of Fundulus heteroclitus isolate FHET01 chromosome 7, MU-UCD_Fhet_4.1, whole genome shotgun sequence, one region includes:
- the LOC118563751 gene encoding trace amine-associated receptor 5-like — MFAAASNNEDFLMFRTQSAEPGCFAGSASLRRCSQLTGGRGTHAGIGSAASRHATRTTCGQQEDVLSVVASPECSCLLTGEVLSTDLPSGTPSQGSPVAPSSSGSPAVPDHRIGDAARTPAPPTPLPGPWSTCHHRYITLSPYRSGRRTRWQLHTPTNILLLSLAVSDFLVGLLLMPLEIYRNTSCWFFGDIICVLYCFLIVHIVCASIGNIVLISVDRYIAICDPLHYPNRISTAKAKCFVCLCWLWYAFYSIFFLKDELIQPGRMHSCAGECSLIIQYVVGTIDLILNFVFPVTIIIVLYTRVFVVALSQARAMRSHITSITLQRSLNVITKSDLKAARTLGILIVVYLVCFCPYYFYSLIEVNFTSTYGSFVVFLFYFNSCLNPLIYTLFYPWFRKAIRHIVSLQILQPGSCEVTL; from the exons aTGTTCGctgcagcatcgaataacgaggatttccTCATGTTCAG gactcagtcagcTGAGCCAGGCTGTTTTGCTGGCTCTGCCTCTCTCCGCAGGTGTTCCCAGTTGACCGGTGGGCGGGGCACACACGCCGGGATTGGTTCAGCAGCGTCTCGCCACGCTACAAGAACTACGTGCGGACAGCAGGAGGATGTGTTATCAGTCGTG GCTTCACCCGAGTGCTCTTGTCTTCTCACTGGAGAAGTCCTCTCAACAGATCTCCCTTCGGGGACTCCCTCTCAGGGCTCACCTGTCGCCCCGAGCTCCTCTGGTTCCCCCGCTGTCCCAGATCATCGGATCGGCGACGCTGCTCGGACCCCCGCTCCACCTACGCCCCTCCCCGGTCCCTGGAGCACCTGCCACCATCGTTACATCACGCTGAGTCCTTACCGGTCCGGTCGCCGCACCCGGTG GCAGCTCCACACACCTActaacatcctcctcctctctctggcTGTGTCAGACTTTCTTGTTGGTCTCCTGCTGATGCCTTTAGAGATCTACCGAAACACATCTTGTTGGTTTTTTGGAGATATCATATGTGTTTTGTATTGTTTCCTGATTGTTCACATAGTATGTGCTTCGATTGGGAATATTGTTCTCATTTCAGTTGATCGCTATATTGCCATTTGTGACCCTCTGCATTACCCCAACAGAATTTCTACAGCAAAAGCGAAatgttttgtgtgtctgtgttggcTGTGGTATGCTTTCTATAGCATATTCTTTTTGAAGGATGAGCTGATACAACCAGGAAGAATGCATTCCTGTGCTGGCGAATGCTCACTTATCATTCAATATGTAGTTGGAACTATTGATCTAATTTTAAACTTTGTATTTCCAGTTACCATTATCATAGTCCTCTATACGAGAGTGTTTGTGGTGGCTCTGTCTCAGGCTCGTGCAATGCGCTCTCACATTACATCTATCACACTCCAACGTTCATTGAATGTCATAACAAAATCGGATTTGAAAGCAGCCAGGACTCTTGGTATTCTCATTGTTGTATATCTTGTATGTTTCTGCCCATATTATTTTTACTCTCTCATTGAGGTTAATTTTACCAGTACATATGgcagttttgttgtgtttttgttttattttaattcttgtCTTAATCCATTAATCTACACCCTGTTTTACCCCTGGTTCCGTAAAGCTATCAGACATATTGTTTCTCTACAGATACTACAGCCTGGCTCTTGTGAGGTAACACTGTAG